A portion of the Mus pahari chromosome 17, PAHARI_EIJ_v1.1, whole genome shotgun sequence genome contains these proteins:
- the Tef gene encoding thyrotroph embryonic factor isoform X2: protein MSSCNQIGVAPAMDMPEVLKSLLEHSLPWSEKKADKEKGKEKLEEDESAAASTMAVSASLMPPIWDKTIPYDGESFHLEYMDLDEFLLENGIPASPTHLAQNLLLPVAELEGKESASSSTASPPSSSTAIFQPSETVSSTESSLEKERETPSPIDPNCVEVDVNFNPDPADLVLSSVPGGELFNPRKHKFAEEDLKPQPMIKKAKKVFVPDEQKDEKYWTRRKKNNVAAKRSRDARRLKENQITIRAAFLEKENTALRTEVAELRKEVGKCKTIVSKYETKYGPL, encoded by the exons ATGTCGAGCTGCAACCAGATTGGAGTGGCCCCTGCCATGGACATGCCTGAGGTCCTCAAGTCCCTGCTGGAGCATTCTttgccttggtcagagaagaaagcag ataaggaaaaggggaaggaaaagctGGAGGAAGACGAGTCAGCAGCAGCCAGTACCATGGcggtctctgcctccctcatgcCACCCATCTGGGACAAGACCATCCCCTACGATGGCGAGTCCTTCCACCTGGAGTACATGGACCTGGATGAGTTTCTGCTGGAGAATGGCATCCCTGCTAGCCCCACCCACCTGGCCCAGAACCTGCTGCTGCCCGTGGCAGAGCTTGAAGGAAAGGAGTCTGCCAGCTCTTCCACGGCATCTCCACCATCTTCCTCTACTGCCATCTTTCAGCCCTCGGAAACCGTGTCCAGCACAG AATCGTCcttggaaaaggagagggagacacCAAGTCCCATCGACCCCAACTGTGTGGAGGTTGATGTGAACTTCAATCCTGATCCTGCTGACCTGGTCCTCTCTAGTGTACCAGGTGGGGAGCTTTTCAACCCTCGGAAGCACAAGTTTGCAGAGGAAGACCTGAAGCCCCAGCCCATGATCAAAAAAGCCAAGAAAGTCTTTGTTCCTGATGAGCAGAAG GATGAAAAGTATTGGACAAGACGAAAGAAGAACAATGTGGCAGCTAAACGCTCCCGGGATGCCAGGCGCCTGAAGGAGAACCAGATCACCATCCGGGCAGCCTTCCTGGAGAAAGAGAACACAGCCCTGCGGACGGAGGTTGCCGAGCTTCGCAAGGAGGTGGGCAAGTGCAAAACCATCGTGTCCAAGTACGAGACCAAGTACGGGCCCTTGTAA
- the Tef gene encoding thyrotroph embryonic factor isoform X1: MSDTGGGKKPPVEPQAGPGPGRAAGERGLSGSFPLVLKKLMENPPRETRLDKEKGKEKLEEDESAAASTMAVSASLMPPIWDKTIPYDGESFHLEYMDLDEFLLENGIPASPTHLAQNLLLPVAELEGKESASSSTASPPSSSTAIFQPSETVSSTESSLEKERETPSPIDPNCVEVDVNFNPDPADLVLSSVPGGELFNPRKHKFAEEDLKPQPMIKKAKKVFVPDEQKDEKYWTRRKKNNVAAKRSRDARRLKENQITIRAAFLEKENTALRTEVAELRKEVGKCKTIVSKYETKYGPL; this comes from the exons ATGTCCGACACGGGCGGCGGGAAGAAGCCGCCTGTGGAGCCTCAGGCGGGGCCCGGCCCGGGGCGTGCAGCTGGAGAACGGGGCCTGTCGGGCTCCTTCCCTCTGGTCCTGAAGAAGCTGATGGAGAACCCCCCGCGCGAGACGCGCCTCg ataaggaaaaggggaaggaaaagctGGAGGAAGACGAGTCAGCAGCAGCCAGTACCATGGcggtctctgcctccctcatgcCACCCATCTGGGACAAGACCATCCCCTACGATGGCGAGTCCTTCCACCTGGAGTACATGGACCTGGATGAGTTTCTGCTGGAGAATGGCATCCCTGCTAGCCCCACCCACCTGGCCCAGAACCTGCTGCTGCCCGTGGCAGAGCTTGAAGGAAAGGAGTCTGCCAGCTCTTCCACGGCATCTCCACCATCTTCCTCTACTGCCATCTTTCAGCCCTCGGAAACCGTGTCCAGCACAG AATCGTCcttggaaaaggagagggagacacCAAGTCCCATCGACCCCAACTGTGTGGAGGTTGATGTGAACTTCAATCCTGATCCTGCTGACCTGGTCCTCTCTAGTGTACCAGGTGGGGAGCTTTTCAACCCTCGGAAGCACAAGTTTGCAGAGGAAGACCTGAAGCCCCAGCCCATGATCAAAAAAGCCAAGAAAGTCTTTGTTCCTGATGAGCAGAAG GATGAAAAGTATTGGACAAGACGAAAGAAGAACAATGTGGCAGCTAAACGCTCCCGGGATGCCAGGCGCCTGAAGGAGAACCAGATCACCATCCGGGCAGCCTTCCTGGAGAAAGAGAACACAGCCCTGCGGACGGAGGTTGCCGAGCTTCGCAAGGAGGTGGGCAAGTGCAAAACCATCGTGTCCAAGTACGAGACCAAGTACGGGCCCTTGTAA